One genomic region from Vanacampus margaritifer isolate UIUO_Vmar chromosome 2, RoL_Vmar_1.0, whole genome shotgun sequence encodes:
- the dnm2a gene encoding dynamin-2 isoform X6 — MGNRGMEDLIPLINKLQDTFSSIGQSCNLDLPQIAVVGGQSAGKSSVLENFVGRDFLPRGSGIVTRRPLILQLVNNKAEYAEFLHCKSKKFVDFEEVRAEIEAETDRITGSNKGISSIPINLRVFSPHVLNLTLIDLPGMTKVAVGDQPVDIEHQIRDMLLQFITKDSCLILAVTPANTDLANSDALKIAKEVDPQGLRTIGVITKLDLMDEGTDAKDILENKLLPLRRGYIGVVNRSQKDIDGKKDIRAALAAERKFFLSHPAYRHMAERMGTPHLQKALNQQLTNHIRDTLPGLRSKLQSQMLSLEKEVEEYKNFRPDDPTRKTKALLQMVQQFGVDFEKCIEGSGDQVDTNELSGGAKINRIFHERFPFELVKIVFDEKELRREISHAIKNVHGVRTGLFTPDLAFEAIVKKLILKLKEPSLKCVDLVVSELTALAMKCAVKLNSYPRLREETERIVTTHIREREGKSKDQVLLLIDIELSYINTNHEDFIGFANAQQRNTAANKKRAIPNQVIRKGWLTLNISIMKGGSKEYWFVLTAESLSWYKDEEEKEKKYMLPLDNLKIRDVEKGFMSTKHIFAIFNTEQRNVYKDLRQVELACDSQEDVDSWKASFLRAGVYPEKDQTENEEAAPADTFSMDPQLERQVETIRNLVDSYIGIINKSIRDLVPKTIMHLMINSAKDFIHSELLAYLYSSADQNSLMEESADQAQRRDEMLRMYHALKEALHIIGDITTSTISTPMPPPVNNTWIQEASPTPQRRPPPSAAPPPNRPPTVRGPTPGPPMNPSPVFGAAPLNPSSGFGAPPIPSRPGPTPVAFNSFQDPFSAPPQIPNRPARIPPGVPSRRPPGAPTHRPTIIRPAEPSLLD, encoded by the exons GGACTTTCTTCCGCGAGGATCTGGCATTGTTACCCGCAGACCTCTCATTTTGCAGCTGGTCAACAATAAAGCAG AATATGCCGAGTTCTTGCACTGCAAGTCAAAGAAGTTTGTGGATTTTGAAGAGGTGCGTGCAGAAATCGAAGCGGAGACTGACAGGATAACAGGCTCCAACAAAGGCATCTCCAGCATCCCAATCAACTTGAGGGTCTTCTCTCCGCATG TTTTGAACCTGACACTGATCGACCTTCCGGGAATGACCAAAGTCGCCGTGGGAGACCAGCCGGTAGACATCGAACATCAGATCAGAGACATGCTGTTGCAGTTCATCACGAAGGACAGCTGCCTGATCCTGGCTGTCACACCCGCTAACACCGACTTGGCCAACTCGGACGCCCTAAAGATCGCCAAAGAGGTGGACCCACAGG GTTTGCGCACCATTGGCGTCATCACAAAACTGGACCTGATGGACGAAGGAACGGATGCAAAGGATATCCTTGAAAATAAACTTTTGCCGCTACGAAGAG GCTACATTGGTGTGGTGAACCGCAGTCAGAAAGACATTGATGGCAAGAAGGACATTCGTGCTGCTCTGGCAGCTGAGAGGAAGTTCTTCCTTTCCCACCCTGCTTACAGACACATGGCAGAGCGAATGGGCACGCCGCATCTTCAAAAGGCTCTCAACCAG CAATTGACCAATCACATCAGGGACACACTTCCTGGTCTGCGCAGCAAGCTACAAAGTCAGATGCTCTCCTTGGAGAAGGAGGTAGAGGAGTACAAGAACTTCCGTCCAGATGACCCGACGCGCAAGACCAAGGCTTTGTTGCA GATGGTGCAGCAGTTTGGTGTGGACTTTGAGAAGTGCATTGAAGGCTCCGGAGATCAGGTGGACACCAACGAATTGTCTGGCGGTGCCAAGATCAACCGCATCTTCCACGAACGCTTCCCGTTTGAGCTAGTCAAG ATTGTATTTGATGAGAAAGAGCTGCGGCGGGAAATCAGTCACGCAATCAAGAATGTTCATGGTGTCAG AACGGGGCTCTTCACCCCCGACTTGGCTTTCGAGGCAATTGTCAAAAAGCTGATCCTCAAACTCAAAGAGCCCAGCCTCAAATGCGTGGATCTGGTGGTGTCCGAGCTCACCGCCCTGGCTATGAAGTGTGCCGTTAAG CTCAATTCCTACCCAAGGCTGCGAGAGGAGACCGAGAGGATTGTGACCACTCACATCAGAGAAAGGGAAGGAAAAAGCAAAGACCAG GTTCTACTGCTGATTGACATTGAGCTGTCCTATATCAACACCAACCACGAGGACTTCATTGGCTTTGCTAA TGCACAGCAGAGGAATACAGCAGCCAACAAGAAGCGGGCCATTCCCAACCAG GTGATCAGGAAAGGCTGGTTGACCCTCAACATTAGCATAATGAAGGGGGGCTCCAAGGAGTACTGGTTCGTCCTCACCGCAGAATCCCTGTCCTGGTACAAAGACGAGGAG GAAAAGGAGAAGAAGTACATGCTGCCCCTGGATAATCTGAAAATCAGAGACGTGGAGAAAGGCTTTATGTCCACCAAGCACATTTTTGCAATCTTCAACACGGAGCAGAG GAACGTGTACAAGGATTTACGGCAAGTAGAGTTGGCGTGTGACTCTCAGGAGGATGTGGACAGCTGGAAAGCGTCCTTCCTCAGGGCCGGTGTTTACCCGGAGAAGGACCAG ACGGAGAATGAGGAGGCAGCCCCGGCGGACACATTCTCCATGGACCCTCAGCTGGAGCGGCAGGTGGAAACCATCCGCAACCTGGTGGATTCCTACATCGGCATCATCAACAAATCCATCCGGGACCTGGTGCCCAAGACCATCATGCACCTCATGATCAACAGC GCGAAAGACTTCATCCACTCTGAGCTGCTGGCCTACCTCTACTCGTCGGCCGACCAGAACAGCCTGATGGAGGAGTCGGCCGACCAGGCGCAGCGCAGGGATGAAATGCTGCGCATGTACCACGCCCTCAAGGAGGCGCTGCACATCATTGGAGACATCACCACCAGCACCATCAGCACCCCAATGCCCCCGCCTGTAAATAACACCTGGATACAAGAAGCCAG CCCAACCCCTCAGCGTAGGCCGCCCCCGTCAGCAGCTCCGCCCCCGAACCGCCCGCCGACCGTCCGAGGGCCAACGCCCGGACCCCCCATGAACCCTTCCCCAGTATTTGGCGCTGCTCCACTCAACCCGTCTTCTGGCTTTGGCGCCCCTCCCATCCCCTCTCGGCCCGGCCCGACGCCCGTGGCCTTCAACAGCTTCCAGGACCCCTTCAGCGCGCCCCCGCAGATCCCCAACCGGCCCGCGCGCATCCCGCCCGGCGTTCCCAG CCGAAGACCCCCTGGTGCTCCCACTCACCGGCCCACCATTATCCGCCCTGCCGAGCCCTCCCTGCTAGACTAG
- the dnm2a gene encoding dynamin-2 isoform X5 — translation MGNRGMEDLIPLINKLQDTFSSIGQSCNLDLPQIAVVGGQSAGKSSVLENFVGRDFLPRGSGIVTRRPLILQLVNNKAEYAEFLHCKSKKFVDFEEVRAEIEAETDRITGSNKGISSIPINLRVFSPHVLNLTLIDLPGMTKVAVGDQPVDIEHQIRDMLLQFITKDSCLILAVTPANTDLANSDALKIAKEVDPQGLRTIGVITKLDLMDEGTDAKDILENKLLPLRRGYIGVVNRSQKDIDGKKDIRAALAAERKFFLSHPAYRHMAERMGTPHLQKALNQQLTNHIRDTLPGLRSKLQSQMLSLEKEVEEYKNFRPDDPTRKTKALLQMVQQFGVDFEKCIEGSGDQVDTNELSGGAKINRIFHERFPFELVKIVFDEKELRREISHAIKNVHGVRTGLFTPDLAFEAIVKKLILKLKEPSLKCVDLVVSELTALAMKCAVKLNSYPRLREETERIVTTHIREREGKSKDQVLLLIDIELSYINTNHEDFIGFANAQQRNTAANKKRAIPNQGEILVIRKGWLTLNISIMKGGSKEYWFVLTAESLSWYKDEEEKEKKYMLPLDNLKIRDVEKGFMSTKHIFAIFNTEQRNVYKDLRQVELACDSQEDVDSWKASFLRAGVYPEKDQTENEEAAPADTFSMDPQLERQVETIRNLVDSYIGIINKSIRDLVPKTIMHLMINSAKDFIHSELLAYLYSSADQNSLMEESADQAQRRDEMLRMYHALKEALHIIGDITTSTISTPMPPPVNNTWIQEASPTPQRRPPPSAAPPPNRPPTVRGPTPGPPMNPSPVFGAAPLNPSSGFGAPPIPSRPGPTPVAFNSFQDPFSAPPQIPNRPARIPPGVPSRRPPGAPTHRPTIIRPAEPSLLD, via the exons GGACTTTCTTCCGCGAGGATCTGGCATTGTTACCCGCAGACCTCTCATTTTGCAGCTGGTCAACAATAAAGCAG AATATGCCGAGTTCTTGCACTGCAAGTCAAAGAAGTTTGTGGATTTTGAAGAGGTGCGTGCAGAAATCGAAGCGGAGACTGACAGGATAACAGGCTCCAACAAAGGCATCTCCAGCATCCCAATCAACTTGAGGGTCTTCTCTCCGCATG TTTTGAACCTGACACTGATCGACCTTCCGGGAATGACCAAAGTCGCCGTGGGAGACCAGCCGGTAGACATCGAACATCAGATCAGAGACATGCTGTTGCAGTTCATCACGAAGGACAGCTGCCTGATCCTGGCTGTCACACCCGCTAACACCGACTTGGCCAACTCGGACGCCCTAAAGATCGCCAAAGAGGTGGACCCACAGG GTTTGCGCACCATTGGCGTCATCACAAAACTGGACCTGATGGACGAAGGAACGGATGCAAAGGATATCCTTGAAAATAAACTTTTGCCGCTACGAAGAG GCTACATTGGTGTGGTGAACCGCAGTCAGAAAGACATTGATGGCAAGAAGGACATTCGTGCTGCTCTGGCAGCTGAGAGGAAGTTCTTCCTTTCCCACCCTGCTTACAGACACATGGCAGAGCGAATGGGCACGCCGCATCTTCAAAAGGCTCTCAACCAG CAATTGACCAATCACATCAGGGACACACTTCCTGGTCTGCGCAGCAAGCTACAAAGTCAGATGCTCTCCTTGGAGAAGGAGGTAGAGGAGTACAAGAACTTCCGTCCAGATGACCCGACGCGCAAGACCAAGGCTTTGTTGCA GATGGTGCAGCAGTTTGGTGTGGACTTTGAGAAGTGCATTGAAGGCTCCGGAGATCAGGTGGACACCAACGAATTGTCTGGCGGTGCCAAGATCAACCGCATCTTCCACGAACGCTTCCCGTTTGAGCTAGTCAAG ATTGTATTTGATGAGAAAGAGCTGCGGCGGGAAATCAGTCACGCAATCAAGAATGTTCATGGTGTCAG AACGGGGCTCTTCACCCCCGACTTGGCTTTCGAGGCAATTGTCAAAAAGCTGATCCTCAAACTCAAAGAGCCCAGCCTCAAATGCGTGGATCTGGTGGTGTCCGAGCTCACCGCCCTGGCTATGAAGTGTGCCGTTAAG CTCAATTCCTACCCAAGGCTGCGAGAGGAGACCGAGAGGATTGTGACCACTCACATCAGAGAAAGGGAAGGAAAAAGCAAAGACCAG GTTCTACTGCTGATTGACATTGAGCTGTCCTATATCAACACCAACCACGAGGACTTCATTGGCTTTGCTAA TGCACAGCAGAGGAATACAGCAGCCAACAAGAAGCGGGCCATTCCCAACCAG GGTGAAATTCTG GTGATCAGGAAAGGCTGGTTGACCCTCAACATTAGCATAATGAAGGGGGGCTCCAAGGAGTACTGGTTCGTCCTCACCGCAGAATCCCTGTCCTGGTACAAAGACGAGGAG GAAAAGGAGAAGAAGTACATGCTGCCCCTGGATAATCTGAAAATCAGAGACGTGGAGAAAGGCTTTATGTCCACCAAGCACATTTTTGCAATCTTCAACACGGAGCAGAG GAACGTGTACAAGGATTTACGGCAAGTAGAGTTGGCGTGTGACTCTCAGGAGGATGTGGACAGCTGGAAAGCGTCCTTCCTCAGGGCCGGTGTTTACCCGGAGAAGGACCAG ACGGAGAATGAGGAGGCAGCCCCGGCGGACACATTCTCCATGGACCCTCAGCTGGAGCGGCAGGTGGAAACCATCCGCAACCTGGTGGATTCCTACATCGGCATCATCAACAAATCCATCCGGGACCTGGTGCCCAAGACCATCATGCACCTCATGATCAACAGC GCGAAAGACTTCATCCACTCTGAGCTGCTGGCCTACCTCTACTCGTCGGCCGACCAGAACAGCCTGATGGAGGAGTCGGCCGACCAGGCGCAGCGCAGGGATGAAATGCTGCGCATGTACCACGCCCTCAAGGAGGCGCTGCACATCATTGGAGACATCACCACCAGCACCATCAGCACCCCAATGCCCCCGCCTGTAAATAACACCTGGATACAAGAAGCCAG CCCAACCCCTCAGCGTAGGCCGCCCCCGTCAGCAGCTCCGCCCCCGAACCGCCCGCCGACCGTCCGAGGGCCAACGCCCGGACCCCCCATGAACCCTTCCCCAGTATTTGGCGCTGCTCCACTCAACCCGTCTTCTGGCTTTGGCGCCCCTCCCATCCCCTCTCGGCCCGGCCCGACGCCCGTGGCCTTCAACAGCTTCCAGGACCCCTTCAGCGCGCCCCCGCAGATCCCCAACCGGCCCGCGCGCATCCCGCCCGGCGTTCCCAG CCGAAGACCCCCTGGTGCTCCCACTCACCGGCCCACCATTATCCGCCCTGCCGAGCCCTCCCTGCTAGACTAG